A window of the Streptococcus sp. 116-D4 genome harbors these coding sequences:
- a CDS encoding glucose-6-phosphate isomerase, with the protein MSHIKFDYSKVLDKFVAPHEVEYMQSQVTAADELIRKGTGAGSDFLGWLDLPENYDREEFDRILKAAEQIKSDSDVLVVIGIGGSYLGAKAAIDFLNHHFANLQTKEERKAPQILYAGNSISSTYLADLVEYVADKDFSVNVISKSGTTTEPAIAFRVFKELLVKKYGQEEANKRIYATTDRQKGAVKVEADANGWETFVVPDDIGGRFSVLTAVGLLPIAASGADIKALMEGANAARKDYTSDKISENEAYQYAVVRNILYRKGYATEILVNYEPSLQYFSEWWKQLAGESEGKDQKGIYPTSANFSTDLHSLGQFIQEGTRIMFETVVRVDKPRKNVIIPTLEEDLDGLGYLQGKDVDFVNKKATDGVLLAHTDGDVPNMYVTLPEQDAFTLGYTIYFFELAIALSGYLNAINPFDQPGVEAYKRNMFALLGKPGFEELSKELNARL; encoded by the coding sequence ATGTCACATATTAAATTTGATTATTCAAAAGTTTTAGACAAATTTGTTGCACCACATGAAGTGGAATACATGCAATCACAAGTAACAGCAGCAGACGAATTGATCCGTAAAGGAACTGGTGCTGGAAGCGACTTCTTGGGATGGTTGGACCTTCCTGAAAACTATGATCGCGAAGAATTTGACCGCATCTTGAAGGCTGCTGAGCAGATCAAGTCAGACAGCGATGTTTTAGTTGTGATCGGTATCGGTGGATCTTACCTTGGTGCCAAAGCTGCGATTGATTTCTTGAACCACCACTTTGCAAACTTGCAAACAAAAGAAGAACGCAAAGCTCCACAAATCCTTTACGCTGGAAACTCAATCTCATCTACTTACCTTGCTGACTTGGTAGAGTACGTTGCGGATAAAGATTTCTCAGTAAACGTGATTTCTAAATCAGGTACAACAACAGAACCAGCGATTGCTTTCCGTGTCTTCAAAGAACTTTTGGTTAAGAAATACGGTCAAGAAGAAGCAAACAAACGTATCTATGCAACAACTGACCGCCAAAAAGGTGCTGTTAAGGTTGAAGCAGACGCTAACGGTTGGGAAACATTTGTAGTTCCAGATGATATCGGTGGACGCTTCTCAGTATTGACAGCCGTTGGTTTGCTTCCAATCGCAGCATCAGGAGCTGACATCAAAGCCCTTATGGAAGGTGCGAATGCAGCTCGCAAAGACTATACTTCAGACAAAATCTCTGAAAACGAAGCTTACCAATATGCTGTAGTGCGTAACATCCTTTACCGTAAAGGCTATGCAACTGAAATCTTGGTAAACTACGAGCCATCACTTCAATACTTCTCAGAATGGTGGAAACAATTGGCTGGTGAATCAGAAGGAAAAGACCAAAAAGGTATCTACCCAACTTCAGCTAACTTCTCAACAGACTTGCACTCACTTGGACAATTTATCCAAGAAGGAACTCGTATCATGTTTGAAACAGTTGTCCGTGTTGACAAACCACGTAAGAACGTGATTATTCCTACTTTGGAAGAAGATCTTGATGGACTTGGCTACCTCCAAGGAAAAGACGTTGACTTTGTAAACAAAAAAGCGACTGACGGTGTTCTTCTTGCCCACACAGATGGTGACGTACCAAACATGTATGTTACTCTTCCTGAGCAAGATGCCTTCACTCTTGGTTATACAATCTACTTCTTCGAATTGGCTATCGCCCTTTCAGGTTACTTGAATGCCATCAACCCATTTGACCAACCAGGTGTTGAAGCTTACAAACGTAACATGTTTGCCCTTCTTGGAAAACCAGGATTTGAAGAATTGAGCAAAGAACTTAACGCACGTCTATAA
- the patA gene encoding multidrug efflux ABC transporter subunit PatA: MLIQKIKTYKWQALASLLMTGLMVASSLLQPRYLQEVLDALLAGNYEAIYSIGAWLIGVALVGLVAGGLNVILAAYIAQGVSSDLREDAFRKIQTFSYANIEQFNAGNLVVRMTNDINQIQNVVMMTFQILFRLPLLFIGSFILAVQTLPSLWWVIVLMVVLIFGLTAVMMGMMGPRFAKFQSLLERINAIAKENLRGVRVVKSFVQEKEQFAKFTEVSDELLGQNLYIGYAFSVVEPFMMLVGYGAVFLSIWLVAGMVQSDPSVVGSIASFVNYLSQIIFTIVMVGFLGNSVSRAMISMRRIREILDAEPALTFKDVPDEELVGSLSFENVTFTYPMDREPMLKDVSFTIEPGQMVGVVGATGAGKSTLAQLIPRLFDPQEGAIKIGGKDIREVSEGTLRQTVSIVLQRAILFSGTIADNLRQGKGDATLFEMERAANIAQASEFIHRMEKTFESPVEERGTNFSGGQKQRMSIARGIVSNPRILIFDDSTSALDAKSERLVQEALNKDLKGTTTIIIAQKISSVVHADKILVLDQGRLIGQGTHADLVANNAVYREIYETQKGKEE, translated from the coding sequence ATGCTGATTCAGAAAATCAAAACCTACAAGTGGCAGGCCTTGGCTTCGCTCCTAATGACAGGCTTGATGGTTGCTAGTTCACTTCTGCAACCGCGTTACCTGCAGGAAGTGTTAGATGCCCTACTTGCTGGGAACTATGAAGCCATTTATAGTATCGGTGCTTGGTTGATTGGTGTGGCCTTGGTTGGTCTGGTTGCTGGTGGGCTCAATGTTATCCTTGCAGCCTATATTGCCCAAGGAGTTTCATCCGACCTTCGGGAGGATGCCTTCCGTAAAATCCAAACCTTTTCTTATGCCAATATTGAACAATTTAATGCGGGAAATTTAGTCGTTCGCATGACAAATGATATCAACCAGATTCAGAACGTCGTCATGATGACCTTCCAAATTCTTTTCAGACTTCCCCTCTTGTTCATCGGTTCGTTTATCTTGGCGGTTCAAACCCTACCTTCTCTGTGGTGGGTGATTGTTCTCATGGTAGTCTTGATTTTTGGTTTGACTGCTGTCATGATGGGTATGATGGGACCTCGTTTTGCCAAGTTTCAAAGCCTTCTTGAACGCATCAATGCTATCGCTAAGGAAAATCTGCGCGGTGTTCGTGTGGTCAAGTCCTTTGTCCAAGAAAAAGAGCAATTTGCTAAGTTTACGGAGGTTTCAGACGAACTTCTCGGTCAAAATCTTTACATTGGTTATGCCTTTTCAGTAGTGGAACCTTTCATGATGTTGGTCGGTTACGGAGCTGTCTTCCTCTCCATTTGGCTAGTTGCAGGGATGGTTCAGTCGGATCCGTCAGTTGTTGGCTCCATTGCTTCCTTTGTCAATTACCTGAGCCAGATTATCTTTACCATAGTTATGGTTGGATTTTTAGGAAATTCTGTCAGTCGTGCCATGATTTCTATGCGTCGTATTCGAGAAATTCTGGACGCAGAGCCAGCCCTGACCTTCAAGGATGTCCCAGATGAAGAGTTGGTCGGAAGTCTTAGCTTTGAAAATGTAACCTTTACCTATCCAATGGATAGGGAACCGATGCTGAAAGATGTGAGCTTTACTATTGAACCTGGTCAAATGGTTGGTGTCGTTGGAGCGACTGGTGCAGGAAAATCAACCTTGGCTCAACTGATTCCACGTCTCTTTGACCCGCAGGAAGGGGCTATCAAAATCGGAGGTAAGGATATTCGAGAAGTGAGTGAAGGAACCCTGCGTCAAACAGTTTCTATCGTTCTCCAACGTGCCATTCTTTTTAGTGGAACGATTGCAGATAACTTGAGACAGGGAAAAGGAGATGCCACTCTATTTGAAATGGAGCGTGCAGCCAATATTGCCCAAGCCAGTGAATTCATTCATCGTATGGAGAAAACCTTTGAAAGTCCAGTTGAGGAACGGGGAACCAATTTTTCTGGTGGGCAAAAACAAAGGATGTCAATTGCTCGTGGAATTGTCAGCAATCCACGTATTCTGATTTTTGACGATTCGACCTCAGCTTTGGATGCCAAGTCAGAGCGCCTGGTTCAAGAAGCCTTGAATAAGGACTTGAAAGGGACGACAACCATTATCATCGCGCAAAAGATTAGCTCGGTTGTTCATGCAGACAAGATCTTGGTTCTGGATCAAGGACGATTGATTGGTCAAGGCACGCATGCAGACTTGGTTGCCAACAATGCTGTTTACCGTGAAATCTACGAAACACAGAAAGGAAAGGAGGAGTAA
- a CDS encoding gamma-glutamyl-gamma-aminobutyrate hydrolase family protein, giving the protein MARTVVGVAANLCPVDAEGKNIHSSVSCRFAESIRQVGGLPLVIPVGDESVVRDYVEMIDKLILTGGQNVHPQFYGEKKTIESDDYNLVRDEFELALLKEALRQNKPIMAICRGVQLVNVAFGGTLNQEIEGHWQGLPFGTSHSIETVEGSVVAKLFGKESQVNSVHRQSIKDLAPNFRVTAVDPRDQTIEAIESIDEHRIIGLQWHPEFLVNEEDGNLELFEYLLNEL; this is encoded by the coding sequence ATGGCTAGAACAGTTGTAGGAGTGGCTGCAAATCTATGTCCCGTAGATGCAGAAGGCAAAAACATTCATTCATCTGTATCTTGTAGATTCGCAGAGAGCATTCGTCAAGTCGGTGGTCTCCCTTTAGTCATTCCTGTTGGTGATGAGTCAGTTGTACGCGATTATGTGGAAATGATTGATAAACTCATCTTGACAGGCGGTCAAAATGTCCATCCTCAGTTTTATGGAGAGAAAAAGACCATCGAGAGCGATGATTACAATCTAGTACGCGATGAGTTTGAACTGGCTCTATTGAAAGAAGCGCTTCGTCAGAATAAACCGATTATGGCAATCTGTCGCGGTGTCCAACTTGTCAATGTTGCCTTTGGGGGAACCCTCAATCAAGAAATCGAAGGTCACTGGCAAGGACTGCCTTTCGGAACATCTCACTCTATTGAGACAGTAGAAGGAAGCGTGGTGGCCAAGCTATTTGGAAAAGAAAGTCAGGTTAACTCTGTCCATCGTCAAAGTATTAAAGATTTGGCACCTAATTTCCGTGTGACTGCTGTGGATCCAAGAGACCAGACCATCGAAGCGATTGAGTCTATCGACGAACACCGCATTATCGGTTTACAGTGGCATCCAGAGTTTTTGGTTAATGAAGAAGATGGTAATTTGGAACTATTTGAGTATTTATTGAATGAACTGTAG
- the patB gene encoding multidrug efflux ABC transporter subunit PatB: MKTVQFFWNYFKVYKLSFVVVILMIVLATLAQALFPVFSGQAVTQLANLVQAYQDGNPELVWQSLSGIMVNLGLLVLVLFISSVIYMCLMTRVIAESTNEMRKGLFGKLVRLTVSFFDRRQDGDILSRFTSDLDNILQAFNESLIQVMSNIVLYIGLILVMFSRNVTLALITIASTPVAFLMLIFIVKMARKYTNLQQKEVGNLNAYMDESISGQKAVIVQGIQEDMMAGFLEQNERVRKATFKGRMFSGILFPVMNGMSLVNTAVVIFAGSAVLLNDKAIETSTALGLIVMFAQFSQQYYQPIIQVAASWGSLQLAFTGAERIQEMFDAEEEIRPEKAPTFTQLQEGVEISHIDFSYLPDKPILKDVSISAPKGQMTAVVGPTGSGKTTIMNLINRFYDVDAGGIYFDGKDIRDYDLDSLRSKVGIVLQDSVLFSGTIRDNIRFGVPDASQEMVETAAKATHIHDYIESLPDKYDTLIDDDQSIFSTGQKQLISIARTLMTDPEVLILDEATSNVDTVTESKIQHAMEAVVAGRTSFVIAHRLKTILNADQIIVLKDGEVIERGNHHELLKLGGFYSELYHNQFVFE; encoded by the coding sequence ATGAAGACAGTTCAATTTTTTTGGAATTATTTTAAAGTCTATAAGCTATCATTTGTAGTTGTTATCCTGATGATTGTTCTGGCGACTCTTGCCCAAGCTCTCTTTCCGGTATTTTCTGGACAAGCAGTGACGCAGCTAGCTAATTTAGTTCAAGCTTATCAAGATGGCAATCCAGAACTTGTTTGGCAAAGTCTATCAGGAATCATGGTCAATCTTGGTCTGCTGGTTTTGGTTTTATTTATTTCTAGTGTGATATACATGTGTCTCATGACGCGTGTGATTGCAGAGTCGACCAACGAGATGCGCAAAGGCCTCTTCGGTAAGCTTGTTCGCTTGACGGTTTCTTTCTTTGACCGCCGACAAGATGGCGATATCTTGTCTCGTTTTACCAGTGATTTAGATAATATCCTCCAAGCCTTTAACGAAAGCTTGATTCAGGTCATGAGCAACATCGTTCTATACATTGGTCTGATTCTCGTCATGTTTTCGAGAAATGTGACGCTGGCCCTCATCACCATCGCCAGCACACCAGTGGCCTTCCTCATGCTGATTTTTATCGTGAAAATGGCACGGAAATATACCAACCTCCAGCAAAAAGAGGTAGGAAATCTCAACGCCTATATGGATGAGAGTATCTCAGGCCAAAAAGCTGTCATTGTGCAAGGAATTCAAGAGGATATGATGGCAGGATTTCTTGAACAAAATGAGCGCGTGCGTAAGGCAACCTTTAAAGGAAGAATGTTTTCAGGAATTCTTTTCCCTGTCATGAATGGCATGAGTCTGGTTAATACAGCCGTCGTCATCTTTGCTGGTTCAGCTGTTCTTTTGAATGATAAGGCTATTGAAACAAGTACAGCCCTAGGTTTGATTGTTATGTTTGCCCAATTTTCTCAGCAGTACTACCAGCCTATTATTCAAGTTGCGGCTAGTTGGGGAAGCCTCCAGTTAGCCTTTACAGGGGCTGAACGGATTCAGGAAATGTTTGATGCAGAGGAAGAAATCCGACCTGAAAAGGCTCCAACTTTCACTCAGTTGCAAGAAGGTGTTGAAATCAGTCATATTGATTTTTCATACTTGCCTGATAAACCTATTTTGAAAGATGTTAGCATTTCTGCCCCTAAAGGCCAGATGACAGCAGTTGTTGGTCCGACAGGGTCAGGGAAAACGACTATTATGAACCTTATCAATCGCTTTTATGATGTTGATGCTGGTGGGATTTATTTTGATGGGAAAGATATTCGTGACTATGATTTAGATAGTCTCAGAAGTAAGGTGGGAATTGTCTTGCAAGATTCGGTATTATTTAGCGGAACCATTCGAGACAATATCCGTTTTGGTGTACCAGATGCCAGTCAGGAAATGGTTGAGACAGCAGCCAAGGCAACCCACATTCACGACTATATTGAAAGTTTGCCTGATAAATACGATACTCTTATAGATGATGACCAAAGCATCTTCTCAACTGGACAAAAGCAATTGATTTCTATCGCTCGAACCCTAATGACAGATCCAGAAGTTCTCATTCTAGATGAAGCAACTTCCAACGTAGATACGGTGACAGAAAGCAAGATTCAGCATGCCATGGAGGCGGTTGTAGCAGGCAGAACCAGTTTCGTCATTGCTCACCGATTGAAGACCATCCTCAATGCTGATCAGATCATTGTCCTCAAAGATGGAGAAGTCATTGAACGTGGTAACCACCATGAACTCTTGAAACTAGGTGGCTTCTACTCAGAACTCTATCATAATCAATTTGTCTTTGAATAA